One Setaria viridis chromosome 5, Setaria_viridis_v4.0, whole genome shotgun sequence genomic region harbors:
- the LOC117855372 gene encoding WAT1-related protein At5g64700 isoform X1 — MATRAAFVVALILRSIYGGMNIVAKGAFDEGMSTSVFVLYRHAIAIPFLLPIAYMLERKTSPALTFKASLKLFVHALYGISGSINVYSIGLSYASATSSSAISNVLPVVAFFLAVLLRIESLNMKRFQGIVKVTGIVFCFAGVIVLAFYQGPEMKSFNHHRLLHQTSNSHATVIVHSVRTWLLGIFLMTLGTICWAFWTVLQGPILDAYPSKLLNTSLQIVFATIQSFFIALVVERDFSRWKLKLDISLIAVLYCGVLVTGVGYYMQIWVIDKSGPVFLAMTMPITLLVTIVLSSLLGEAVTLGSILGGVVMVGGLYCVLWAKKTEQVDVSKEQMAAPVQETEV; from the exons ATGGCCACTAGAGCAGCTTTTGTGGTAGCACTAATACTAAGATCCATATATGGAGGCATGAATATAGTGGCCAAAGGTGCCTTTGATGAAGGCATGAGCACATCTGTCTTCGTTTTATACAGGCATGCAATTGCCATTCCGTTCTTGCTACCAATTGCTTACATGCTTGAAAG GAAAACTTCTCCAGCACTGACATTCAAAGCCTCTTTGAAATTATTTGTGCATGCATTATACGG GATTTCTGGTTCTATAAACGTATACAGCATTGGTCTCAGTTATGCTTCGGCAACATCATCATCCGCAATATCTAATGTTCTGCCAGTGGTGGCTTTCTTTTTGGCAGTTCTTTTGAG GATTGAGTCTTTGAACATGAAGAGATTCCAAGGAATTGTAAAAGTTACTGGTATAGTGTTTTGCTTCGCCGGTGTCATTGTACTTGCATTTTATCAGGGGCCTGAAATGAAATCGTTTAACCACCACCGTCTTCTTCACCAAACAAGTAACTCACATGCCACAGTTATTGTTCATTCAGTAAGAACTTGGTTATTAGGAATTTTCCTAATGACTTTAGGCACTATATGTTGGGCTTTCTGGACAGTGCTACAG GGGCCTATATTGGACGCTTACCCATCTAAGCTGCTCAACACAAGTCTCCAAATTGTCTTTGCAACTATCCAGTCCTTCTTCATTGCCCTTGTCGTGGAGAGAGATTTTTCACGATGGAAGCTAAAGTTGGATATCAGTCTCATTGCCGTGCTTTACTGT GGTGTACTTGTTACCGGAGTTGGATATTACATGCAAATCTGGGTGATTGACAAGAGTGGACCCGTATTCTTGGCCATGACGATGCCAATAACTCTTCTTGTCACAATAGTTCTGTCTTCACTTCTGGGTGAAGCAGTCACACTGGGCAG TATCTTGGGTGGAGTTGTCATGGTTGGTGGCCTGTATTGTGTTCTCTGGGCAAAGAAAACTGAGCAAGTAGATGTCAGCAAGGAACAAATGGCTGCTCCAGTCCAAGAAACAGAAGTTTAG
- the LOC117855372 gene encoding WAT1-related protein At5g64700 isoform X2: protein MATRAAFVVALILRSIYGGMNIVAKGAFDEGMSTSVFVLYRHAIAIPFLLPIAYMLERKTSPALTFKASLKLFVHALYGIESLNMKRFQGIVKVTGIVFCFAGVIVLAFYQGPEMKSFNHHRLLHQTSNSHATVIVHSVRTWLLGIFLMTLGTICWAFWTVLQGPILDAYPSKLLNTSLQIVFATIQSFFIALVVERDFSRWKLKLDISLIAVLYCGVLVTGVGYYMQIWVIDKSGPVFLAMTMPITLLVTIVLSSLLGEAVTLGSILGGVVMVGGLYCVLWAKKTEQVDVSKEQMAAPVQETEV, encoded by the exons ATGGCCACTAGAGCAGCTTTTGTGGTAGCACTAATACTAAGATCCATATATGGAGGCATGAATATAGTGGCCAAAGGTGCCTTTGATGAAGGCATGAGCACATCTGTCTTCGTTTTATACAGGCATGCAATTGCCATTCCGTTCTTGCTACCAATTGCTTACATGCTTGAAAG GAAAACTTCTCCAGCACTGACATTCAAAGCCTCTTTGAAATTATTTGTGCATGCATTATACGG GATTGAGTCTTTGAACATGAAGAGATTCCAAGGAATTGTAAAAGTTACTGGTATAGTGTTTTGCTTCGCCGGTGTCATTGTACTTGCATTTTATCAGGGGCCTGAAATGAAATCGTTTAACCACCACCGTCTTCTTCACCAAACAAGTAACTCACATGCCACAGTTATTGTTCATTCAGTAAGAACTTGGTTATTAGGAATTTTCCTAATGACTTTAGGCACTATATGTTGGGCTTTCTGGACAGTGCTACAG GGGCCTATATTGGACGCTTACCCATCTAAGCTGCTCAACACAAGTCTCCAAATTGTCTTTGCAACTATCCAGTCCTTCTTCATTGCCCTTGTCGTGGAGAGAGATTTTTCACGATGGAAGCTAAAGTTGGATATCAGTCTCATTGCCGTGCTTTACTGT GGTGTACTTGTTACCGGAGTTGGATATTACATGCAAATCTGGGTGATTGACAAGAGTGGACCCGTATTCTTGGCCATGACGATGCCAATAACTCTTCTTGTCACAATAGTTCTGTCTTCACTTCTGGGTGAAGCAGTCACACTGGGCAG TATCTTGGGTGGAGTTGTCATGGTTGGTGGCCTGTATTGTGTTCTCTGGGCAAAGAAAACTGAGCAAGTAGATGTCAGCAAGGAACAAATGGCTGCTCCAGTCCAAGAAACAGAAGTTTAG